A stretch of Balearica regulorum gibbericeps isolate bBalReg1 chromosome 28, bBalReg1.pri, whole genome shotgun sequence DNA encodes these proteins:
- the KCNJ9 gene encoding G protein-activated inward rectifier potassium channel 3 — MAQDNAAFCGVPEGVPGEAKPPPAPPRRRGAGTRKRQRYVEKDGKCNVQHGNVRETYRYLTDIFTTLVDLKWRFSLLVFILAYAVTWLFFGLIWWFIAYCRGDLDHLEDHAWTPCVNNLNGFVSAFLFSIETETTIGYGHRVITDKCPEGIVLLLLQAILGSMVNAFMVGCMFVKISQPNKRAETLVFSSHAVVSLRDDRLCLMFRVGDLRDSHIVEASIRAKLIKSKQTQEGEFIPLDQTDLSVGFETGDDRLFLVSPLIISHEIDERSPFWDVSRHQLEKDDFEIVVILEGMVEATGMTCQARSSYLADEVLWGHRFTPLLSLEEGFYEVDYGGFHQTVPVPTPACSARQLAAAAARRDAHLYWSIPSRLDQPLEEAAVGGGDPDTPQESNGTLASPEAR, encoded by the exons ATGGCGCAGGACAACGCCGCCTTCTGCGGGGTCCCCgagggggtccctggggaggcaAAGCCCCCCCCGGCGCCCCCCCGACGGCGGGGGGCCGGCACCCGCAAGCGCCAGCGCTACGTGGAGAAGGACGGCAAGTGCAACGTGCAGCACGGGAACGTGCGGGAGACCTACCGCTACCTCACCGACATCTTCACCACCCTGGTAGACCTCAAGTGGCGCTTCAGCCTCCTCGTCTTCATCCTCGCCTACGCTGTCACCTGGCTCTTCTTCGGCCTCATCTGGTGGTTCATCGCCTACTGCCGGGGGGACCTGGACCACCTGGAGGACCACGCCTGGACGCCCTGCGTCAACAACCTCAACGGCTTCGTCTCCgccttcctcttctccatcgAGACGGAGACCACCATCGGCTACGGCCACCGCGTCATCACCGACAAGTGTCCCGAGGGCAtcgtcctgctgctgctccaggccATCCTGGGCTCCATGGTCAACGCCTTCATGGTGGGCTGCATGTTCGTGAAGATCTCCCAGCCCAACAAGCGAGCCGAGACCTTGGTCTTCTCCTCCCACGCCGTGGTCTCCCTGCGGGACGACCGCCTCTGCCTGATGTTTCGCGTGGGCGACCTGCGGGACTCGCACATCGTGGAGGCTTCCATCCGCGCCAAGCTCATCAAGTCCAAGCAGACGCAGGAGGGCGAGTTCATCCCCCTGGACCAGACCGACCTGAGCGTGGGCTTCGAGACGGGCGACGACCGCCTCTTCCTCGTCTCGCCCCTCATCATCAGCCACGAGATCGACGAGCGCAGCCCCTTCTGGGATGTCTCGCGGCACCAGCTGGAGAAGGACGATTTCGAGATCGTCGTCATCCTCGAGGGGATGGTCGAGGCCACAG GGATGACGTGCCAGGCTCGGAGCTCGTACCTGGCGGACGAGGTGCTGTGGGGCCACCGCTTCACCCCGCTGCTGAGCCTGGAGGAGGGCTTCTACGAGGTGGACTACGGGGGCTTCCACCAGACCGTGCCGGTGCCCACCCCGGCCTGCAGCGCCCGGCagctggcggcggcggccgcaCGCCGCGATGCCCACCTTTACTGGTCCATCCCCAGCCGCCTGGACCAGCCGCTGGAGGAGGCGGCGGTGGGAGGGGGGGACCCCGACACCCCCCAGGAGAGCAACGGCACCCTGGCCAGCCCCGAGGCGCGGTGA